The Litchfieldia alkalitelluris genome has a window encoding:
- the addB gene encoding helicase-exonuclease AddAB subunit AddB: MTLQFIIGRAGTGKTSFCLEQIRTKLFEHPTGDPIVYLVPDQMTFQSEYDLINTPNLGGMMRAQVFSFTRLAWRVLQETGGMSRYHLNNVGINMVIRKIIEQRKQDLKVFSKAADKNGFIGQLEEMVAEFKRYCVTPELIEDKSNLLSINDQVVLSEKLHDLQMIYDDLENHLFQKYVDSEDYLRLLAEKIRQSDYIRNAEILIDGFHSFTPQELEVVRELMKYSRKVTLALTVDRCYDEQAPDELSLFRMTGNTYQSIKQMAHDEMVYLEEPIILSEQKRFLNSPDLAHLETFYDTRPNVTFHHKTGITIGQAVNRRAEIEGVAREIRKIVRENIYRYRDIAILVRNAGEYHELIETIFEDYELPFFIDQKRSMLNHPLIELIRSSLEILTGNWRYEAVFRCVKTDLLYPSDLPIHQLREDMDKLENYVLEYGIQGYKWTGKDRLVYRRIRALEGEDLPQSDLEKQYENQINQLREMIVTPLTKLHKRFIKANNGREMCEALYLFLEELEIPVKIENLRSMAEEEGRLTEAREHDQVWNAVLELMDQFVEIMADEKVSLQLFTNMLETGMENMQFALVPPAIDQVLIASLERSRFSNIKCTFIIGANDGVLPARPTEEGVFSQQDRERLIESGLKLSPLSQELLLDENFLIYGALTSASDRLYVSYPLANEEGKSLQPSTIIKRLKQMFHGINEKFLVNEPAELSSQEQVDYLVNPNVSLSYLTSQLQAWKWAYPIHDIWWSTYNHLIMDENWKERSAKVLSSLFYRNETKKLSVELTKELFGENIQASVSRMENFQSCPFSHFANYGLKLKERQIFRLEAPDIGQLFHAALKLISDRLKQLKIDWRDLTADQCEQLSFEAVEMIAPKLQREILLSSNRFYYIKHKLQKVISRASKILSEHAKISGFSPVGLEIDFGKNGPLPSIPFELNNGFKMELIGRIDRVDKAESSKGLLLRVIDYKSSQKSLNLTEVYYGLALQMITYLDVIITHSKDWLGTSATPAGVLYFHVHDPMVNSKSILSDESIDDEIFKSFKMKGLLLGDEESVRLMDQSLDAGHSKVVSAALKKDGSFYTNSSIASVEELGYLKNHVRKVFKQIGNNISDGVIDISPYKLKDRTPCTFCSFKSVCQFDQSIEENDYRNIQHEKKDVILEKIRKGADMFEQSHN; encoded by the coding sequence TTGACATTACAATTTATCATTGGACGAGCGGGTACGGGAAAAACATCGTTTTGTCTTGAACAAATTCGAACTAAGTTATTTGAGCATCCAACAGGAGATCCAATTGTTTACTTAGTTCCAGATCAAATGACATTTCAATCAGAATACGACTTAATTAATACACCTAATTTGGGCGGAATGATGAGAGCTCAAGTATTTAGTTTTACAAGGCTTGCATGGCGTGTGCTTCAAGAAACAGGTGGAATGAGTCGATATCATTTAAATAATGTTGGAATTAATATGGTGATTCGCAAAATCATTGAGCAACGGAAACAGGATTTAAAGGTGTTTTCGAAAGCCGCTGATAAAAATGGATTTATCGGTCAGTTAGAGGAAATGGTTGCTGAGTTTAAGAGATATTGTGTGACACCTGAATTAATTGAAGATAAATCAAATTTATTATCGATAAATGATCAAGTCGTTTTATCAGAAAAGCTTCATGATTTACAAATGATTTATGACGATCTTGAGAACCATTTGTTTCAAAAATACGTAGATTCAGAGGATTATTTAAGGCTACTTGCTGAAAAAATCAGGCAGTCTGACTATATAAGAAATGCAGAAATCTTAATTGACGGATTTCATAGCTTTACACCACAGGAATTAGAAGTTGTCCGCGAGCTTATGAAATACTCAAGAAAGGTAACCTTAGCACTGACAGTCGATCGCTGCTATGACGAACAGGCACCGGATGAACTAAGTCTTTTTCGTATGACAGGAAATACGTATCAAAGCATAAAGCAGATGGCTCATGATGAAATGGTTTATCTAGAAGAGCCCATCATTTTATCAGAGCAAAAGAGATTCTTGAATTCCCCAGATTTAGCTCATTTAGAAACCTTTTACGATACTCGTCCAAATGTTACTTTTCATCATAAAACTGGTATTACAATTGGACAAGCAGTGAACCGTAGAGCTGAAATCGAGGGTGTGGCTAGAGAAATCCGCAAGATTGTGCGTGAAAATATCTATAGATATAGAGACATTGCGATTCTTGTAAGAAATGCCGGAGAGTATCATGAATTAATTGAAACGATTTTTGAAGATTACGAGCTTCCATTCTTTATCGATCAAAAGCGTTCGATGCTTAATCATCCGTTAATTGAATTGATTCGTTCTAGTCTTGAAATTCTGACAGGGAACTGGAGATATGAAGCTGTTTTTCGTTGTGTGAAAACTGATTTACTCTATCCATCAGACCTTCCTATTCATCAGCTTCGTGAAGACATGGATAAATTAGAAAACTATGTTCTTGAATATGGAATACAAGGTTATAAATGGACAGGGAAGGATCGCTTGGTTTACCGCAGAATCCGAGCACTTGAGGGTGAGGACTTACCACAATCTGACCTCGAAAAACAATATGAGAACCAAATTAATCAGCTAAGAGAAATGATTGTCACACCTCTAACAAAGCTTCATAAACGATTCATAAAAGCAAATAATGGACGGGAAATGTGTGAGGCACTTTATTTATTTCTGGAAGAGTTAGAGATTCCTGTGAAAATTGAGAATCTTAGAAGTATGGCTGAAGAAGAAGGTCGTCTGACTGAGGCAAGAGAACATGATCAGGTGTGGAATGCAGTTCTTGAACTGATGGATCAATTTGTAGAGATTATGGCCGATGAAAAAGTATCTCTTCAGCTGTTTACTAATATGCTTGAAACGGGAATGGAAAATATGCAATTTGCGCTAGTTCCACCGGCTATTGATCAAGTGCTTATTGCAAGTCTTGAGCGTTCAAGATTTTCCAATATAAAATGCACCTTTATTATAGGTGCCAATGATGGAGTGCTCCCAGCACGACCAACCGAAGAGGGAGTGTTTTCACAACAAGATCGTGAAAGATTAATAGAATCAGGGTTAAAGCTATCTCCATTAAGCCAAGAGCTGTTACTGGATGAAAACTTCTTAATTTACGGAGCATTAACGAGTGCGTCAGATAGATTATATGTAAGTTATCCACTCGCAAATGAGGAAGGGAAATCATTGCAGCCTTCTACCATCATTAAACGATTAAAACAAATGTTTCATGGAATCAATGAAAAGTTTCTTGTAAACGAACCTGCTGAATTAAGCTCGCAAGAACAGGTGGATTATCTTGTAAATCCAAATGTCTCACTATCCTACTTAACATCACAACTACAGGCTTGGAAATGGGCATACCCCATTCATGATATATGGTGGAGTACGTATAATCATTTAATAATGGATGAGAATTGGAAAGAAAGAAGTGCAAAGGTATTAAGTAGTTTATTTTACCGTAATGAAACAAAGAAGCTTTCAGTAGAGCTAACGAAAGAACTGTTTGGTGAAAACATACAGGCAAGTGTATCAAGAATGGAGAACTTCCAAAGCTGTCCATTCTCACATTTTGCGAACTATGGACTTAAATTAAAGGAGCGTCAAATCTTTCGTTTAGAGGCACCAGATATTGGGCAACTATTTCATGCTGCCTTGAAGCTAATTTCAGATCGTTTAAAGCAGCTTAAGATTGATTGGAGAGATTTAACAGCCGATCAATGTGAACAGCTTTCCTTTGAAGCGGTTGAAATGATTGCACCTAAGCTTCAGCGTGAAATCCTGCTTAGTTCTAATCGGTTTTATTATATAAAGCATAAGCTGCAAAAGGTAATCAGTCGTGCTTCGAAAATCTTGAGTGAGCATGCGAAGATAAGTGGATTTTCACCTGTTGGATTGGAAATTGATTTCGGGAAAAATGGTCCATTACCATCGATTCCTTTCGAGCTAAATAACGGCTTTAAAATGGAGCTTATTGGCCGTATTGATCGTGTTGATAAAGCTGAAAGTTCAAAAGGCCTACTTTTAAGGGTGATCGATTATAAATCGAGCCAAAAGTCGCTGAATTTAACCGAAGTGTATTATGGACTTGCATTGCAAATGATTACTTATTTAGATGTGATTATCACCCATTCGAAAGACTGGTTAGGAACATCAGCAACTCCTGCTGGGGTATTATATTTCCATGTCCATGATCCGATGGTTAACAGTAAATCAATATTATCAGATGAATCTATTGATGACGAAATATTTAAGAGTTTTAAAATGAAAGGTCTTTTATTAGGTGATGAAGAATCTGTTCGTTTAATGGATCAGAGCTTAGATGCCGGACATTCAAAGGTTGTGTCCGCAGCTTTAAAGAAGGATGGAAGCTTTTATACAAATTCGTCGATTGCTAGTGTTGAGGAATTAGGATACCTTAAAAATCATGTTCGAAAAGTATTCAAACAGATTGGTAACAATATTTCTGATGGTGTCATCGATATTTCTCCTTACAAGCTTAAAGATCGAACACCTTGTACGTTTTGTTCGTTTAAATCAGTTTGTCAATTTGATCAATCGATAGAAGAAAATGACTATCGTAATATCCAACATGAGAAAAAAGATGTGATTCTTGAAAAAATTCGAAAGGGGGCTGACATGTTTGAGCAAAGTCATAACTAA
- a CDS encoding MFS transporter: MARLNFVGILLIITGIFVASNIYTLIPIYSEVAQGLSSSKEQIVWGSSTFTISYAVGLLFFGPLSEQIGRKQVIVFGLLFSCITTICVGFSFNSGSLIVLRGIQGFSLGSFAPVAFAYTFELFENEKKRTLILSLINCGFLVAGILGQLISSLTTIIYGWEAVFYFFSVVYLLLFVCSYKIFPIKTAITNPKKNILKDFTSLFFNKNLLHCYAISFTLLLSFIAFYDSLGRTLGSSIGIDDQTLIIIRSIGLIGTVLAIFTGKITEKIGLKRTLVIGILLGLSSILLFLLFSKHILVLTLVSIPFVASISLLIPVVISLIGKLAKKNRGSATSLYSFTLLVGASFGPIIASTFTFITVMTILLVFFLCNLYLAFKLE, translated from the coding sequence ATGGCTAGATTAAATTTTGTGGGAATTTTACTTATTATCACTGGGATTTTCGTAGCTAGTAATATTTACACCTTGATACCAATCTATAGTGAGGTTGCCCAAGGACTTTCTTCATCAAAGGAGCAAATCGTTTGGGGAAGTAGTACATTTACTATTTCTTATGCGGTTGGACTGCTTTTTTTCGGGCCACTATCTGAACAAATTGGTCGTAAACAAGTGATTGTTTTCGGGCTACTTTTCTCTTGCATAACAACAATTTGTGTTGGTTTTTCTTTTAACAGTGGGAGTTTAATTGTGCTTCGGGGAATACAAGGGTTTTCTCTAGGGAGCTTTGCACCCGTAGCGTTTGCTTACACATTTGAATTATTTGAGAATGAGAAAAAAAGAACTTTAATTTTATCATTAATAAATTGTGGTTTCTTAGTTGCAGGAATTTTGGGTCAGCTAATAAGTTCACTTACTACCATTATTTATGGATGGGAAGCTGTTTTTTATTTCTTTTCAGTTGTCTATCTCCTCTTATTTGTATGCAGTTATAAAATCTTTCCTATAAAAACAGCTATAACTAACCCCAAAAAGAATATACTCAAGGATTTTACTTCATTATTTTTTAATAAAAATTTACTACATTGTTATGCAATATCATTTACCTTACTACTATCATTTATTGCTTTTTATGATAGTTTAGGTCGTACGTTAGGGTCCTCTATCGGGATCGATGATCAGACCCTAATCATCATTCGAAGTATTGGGCTAATTGGTACCGTGCTTGCTATTTTCACCGGAAAAATCACCGAAAAGATCGGTCTTAAAAGAACCTTAGTGATCGGAATTTTATTAGGTCTATCTAGCATTCTTTTATTCCTTTTATTTAGTAAGCATATATTAGTACTTACTCTCGTTTCAATTCCATTTGTGGCGTCCATTTCGTTACTTATACCCGTAGTCATTTCTTTAATAGGGAAACTTGCTAAAAAAAATCGAGGTTCGGCAACATCTCTTTACTCATTTACATTATTAGTTGGTGCAAGCTTTGGGCCAATCATCGCATCAACCTTTACGTTTATAACTGTCATGACTATTTTACTAGTATTCTTTTTATGCAACCTCTATTTAGCCTTTAAGTTAGAATAA
- a CDS encoding GNAT family N-acetyltransferase, whose product MLSVSFLEGEQVKLDRVREFDKEAITSWYKDYDFLRHLDAIPAFPKREEDFTAWVEQKNDRDFTFAVREMKTNKILGFIDLNGVLWNHRTAWLAVAIGEKANRGKGYGREALNLALCYAFHELNLYRLQLTVFDYNHPAMALYEKLGFKKEGTYREFLERDGKRYDMHLYGILRTEWNK is encoded by the coding sequence ATGCTATCAGTGAGTTTTTTAGAAGGTGAACAAGTCAAATTAGATCGAGTTAGAGAGTTTGATAAAGAAGCGATTACTTCCTGGTATAAAGATTATGATTTCTTGCGTCATCTTGATGCCATTCCTGCTTTTCCAAAACGTGAAGAAGATTTCACAGCATGGGTGGAGCAGAAGAATGATAGAGACTTTACATTTGCAGTAAGAGAAATGAAAACAAACAAAATTCTAGGATTTATTGATTTGAATGGGGTTTTGTGGAACCATCGCACTGCATGGTTGGCTGTGGCGATTGGTGAAAAAGCAAACAGAGGCAAGGGATACGGAAGGGAAGCACTTAATCTAGCTCTTTGTTATGCTTTTCATGAGCTAAATCTTTATCGATTGCAGTTAACAGTGTTCGACTATAATCATCCAGCTATGGCTCTTTACGAAAAGCTAGGCTTTAAAAAAGAAGGTACATACCGTGAGTTTCTAGAACGCGATGGAAAGAGATATGATATGCATTTGTATGGAATACTAAGAACTGAATGGAACAAATAA
- a CDS encoding HAD-IA family hydrolase has product MNILWDFDGTLFDTYPVFTDLFSKILSDGYAREEIYKELKVSFSHATRHFNFSDEQISYFYELEKSVGLEEIKPFANVEKVLSYAEKNVIMTHKPRKAVIDLLNYYNLEKYFVEIVAGDDGFPRKPDPASYAYLHKRHHLDLAIGDRMLDIIPAQKIGLKTCLFQNPGQGADFYLNHYSEFHSKVNV; this is encoded by the coding sequence TTGAATATTCTTTGGGATTTTGATGGAACACTTTTTGATACATATCCCGTTTTTACCGATTTATTTAGTAAAATTCTTTCAGATGGTTATGCTCGAGAAGAAATTTATAAGGAATTGAAGGTTTCTTTTTCACATGCAACGAGGCATTTTAATTTCTCAGATGAACAAATCTCCTATTTTTACGAACTAGAAAAATCGGTAGGACTAGAAGAAATTAAGCCATTTGCAAATGTAGAGAAAGTCCTTTCATATGCGGAAAAGAATGTCATTATGACCCATAAACCAAGAAAAGCAGTGATAGATTTGTTGAATTATTATAATCTGGAAAAATACTTTGTAGAAATTGTAGCAGGAGATGATGGGTTTCCAAGAAAACCAGACCCAGCTTCTTATGCTTATCTTCACAAAAGGCATCATCTTGATTTAGCAATCGGTGATAGGATGCTTGATATTATCCCTGCTCAAAAGATTGGACTGAAGACATGTTTGTTTCAAAATCCCGGACAAGGTGCAGATTTCTACTTGAATCATTATAGTGAGTTTCATTCAAAAGTGAACGTTTAG
- a CDS encoding helix-turn-helix transcriptional regulator: MNLTNRVKELRAKHHFTQNDLAEKIGVTRQTIVALEKGSYVPSLLLAMKIAQTFHLPIEEIFTMEEVE; the protein is encoded by the coding sequence ATGAATTTGACAAACCGAGTAAAAGAACTACGTGCAAAACATCATTTTACTCAAAATGACCTTGCTGAGAAGATTGGAGTAACAAGGCAAACAATCGTCGCCTTAGAAAAAGGAAGCTATGTACCTTCTTTACTACTGGCCATGAAGATCGCACAAACCTTTCATTTACCAATTGAAGAAATTTTTACAATGGAGGAGGTTGAATGA
- a CDS encoding GNAT family N-acetyltransferase: MNISLAAITKDNWEEAIELKVKEDQRSFMASNLYSIAESKFLDNFYTFGIYLEKQMVGFCMFGIDPDDGNYWVYRLMIDENHQGNGLGTQSVRLIIEHIRKHHSNNIPLIMIGYHPNNIGAKFTYKKAGFTETEIAPWGEQLAQFTL, from the coding sequence TTGAACATTTCATTAGCAGCAATCACTAAAGATAATTGGGAAGAAGCGATTGAATTAAAAGTAAAGGAAGATCAACGATCATTTATGGCTAGTAATCTCTATTCAATTGCGGAGTCCAAATTTCTAGACAATTTTTATACGTTTGGTATTTATTTAGAAAAGCAAATGGTTGGTTTTTGCATGTTTGGCATTGACCCAGATGATGGAAACTATTGGGTTTATCGATTGATGATCGATGAAAATCACCAGGGGAATGGATTAGGTACTCAGTCCGTCCGTTTAATAATTGAACATATAAGAAAACATCATTCAAATAATATCCCTTTAATCATGATTGGGTATCACCCGAATAATATTGGTGCTAAATTCACCTATAAAAAGGCCGGTTTCACTGAAACCGAAATTGCTCCATGGGGAGAGCAGTTAGCTCAATTTACTTTATAA
- a CDS encoding YdcF family protein → MKWKQNKKLLTVLLCLVSLGLLYVVYLQFNMYIATKQEIPKNADYMIILGARVKGTTPSLSLQYRIDAAEKYLKNNPKTIAVASGGQGNGEDISEAESIKRELVKSGINESRILIEDQSTSTNENIMFSKDLLTVGMKTGVVVTNDYHLFRAKLIGSDYDLELVGIPAKTPKIAIPKSYIREYLALTKYYLLKYLT, encoded by the coding sequence TTGAAATGGAAACAAAACAAAAAACTTCTTACAGTTCTCCTTTGTCTTGTCTCACTAGGTCTTTTATATGTTGTGTATTTGCAATTTAATATGTATATTGCCACAAAACAAGAAATCCCTAAGAATGCAGATTACATGATTATTTTAGGTGCGCGAGTGAAAGGAACTACGCCGTCTCTCTCCTTGCAATATCGCATTGATGCGGCTGAAAAGTACTTGAAAAATAATCCGAAAACCATTGCTGTCGCATCAGGTGGTCAGGGAAATGGGGAGGATATTTCAGAGGCAGAATCAATAAAAAGGGAACTTGTAAAAAGCGGAATTAATGAGTCAAGAATTCTTATCGAAGACCAATCAACATCAACGAACGAAAACATTATGTTTTCAAAAGATTTACTCACAGTTGGTATGAAAACAGGAGTAGTAGTAACAAATGATTACCATCTTTTTAGAGCAAAACTGATCGGAAGTGATTATGACTTAGAACTCGTCGGAATTCCTGCTAAAACTCCTAAAATTGCGATACCAAAATCATATATTCGAGAATATTTAGCTCTAACGAAATACTATTTATTAAAATATCTTACATAG
- a CDS encoding GNAT family N-acetyltransferase, which yields MEIQTKRLTIIPCSHQSLSSLNIDRQEVHNHILDYLNQLEQDPTLLGWGVWFVIDKNNNVIGDIGFKGKPDLNGCIEVGYGFKQEFHNQGFATESVKELLQWAFSCNSVTTIKAECRNDNIGSIRVLEKLGMQGIKSDGTMLKWRLPRPIKKMC from the coding sequence ATGGAAATTCAAACAAAAAGATTAACGATTATCCCATGCTCACACCAGAGTTTATCATCATTAAACATTGACAGACAGGAAGTGCACAACCACATCCTAGATTATTTGAATCAACTTGAACAAGATCCAACTTTATTAGGTTGGGGTGTATGGTTTGTTATTGATAAAAATAACAACGTAATTGGGGATATTGGATTTAAGGGTAAGCCAGATTTAAATGGATGTATTGAAGTTGGTTACGGTTTTAAGCAAGAGTTCCATAATCAAGGTTTTGCTACTGAATCTGTAAAAGAGCTCCTTCAATGGGCATTTTCATGTAATTCAGTAACAACCATTAAAGCCGAATGCCGAAATGATAATATAGGTTCCATTAGAGTCCTAGAAAAACTCGGAATGCAAGGTATAAAATCTGATGGAACAATGTTAAAGTGGCGTCTTCCAAGACCAATCAAAAAAATGTGTTAA